A window of Lentibacillus sp. Marseille-P4043 contains these coding sequences:
- a CDS encoding YqhR family membrane protein produces the protein MAETKHQDEDKSAENNRDKSMSLLSRSLITGFVGGVIWSILGVVMYYFSFSEVAAKSFVLRSWLVKGWTDGWLGDVISILLTGVLSVFAALVYYGLFKKINSIWLAAGFGVVLWVIIFYVFHPIFDNVPPVTDLNMNTIVSTLCLFVLYGTFIGYSISYDYHDTIVKEQRES, from the coding sequence GTGGCAGAAACAAAACATCAAGATGAAGACAAATCAGCAGAAAATAATCGTGATAAATCAATGTCGTTGCTATCAAGATCATTAATTACCGGATTTGTTGGCGGGGTGATCTGGAGCATCCTTGGGGTGGTTATGTACTATTTTAGTTTTTCAGAGGTAGCAGCAAAATCGTTCGTACTTAGGTCCTGGCTAGTTAAAGGATGGACAGATGGATGGCTTGGGGATGTTATTTCCATTTTGCTGACTGGGGTATTGTCCGTTTTTGCGGCGCTTGTCTATTATGGATTGTTTAAAAAGATAAATTCTATTTGGCTAGCTGCAGGATTTGGTGTTGTTCTCTGGGTCATTATATTTTATGTTTTCCATCCCATTTTCGATAATGTTCCACCAGTAACTGATCTAAATATGAATACAATTGTTTCTACATTATGTTTGTTTGTCTTGTATGGAACGTTTATCGGCTATTCGATTTCTTACGATTATCATGATACGATTGTAAAAGAACAACGCGAAAGTTAG